CTTCCGTCCTCTTTTTGGCATGGGACAGTTCTTCCTTCAGCATTTCCCGCATCTCTGCATCAGATTCTTCCTCTAACATGGAAAGACTGTCCTCTATCGTCTGCTTGCAGTTCTTATATTCTTTATATGCATCCACGATCGGCTGCAGGTCACTTTGTTCTTTCATCAGCTTCTGGAATCTGGTCTGATCGTTAGCCACCGTCGGCTCATTTAACTCGCTTAAAATTTCCTCAAAACGAATCAGAAGATCTTCCAATTTATCAAACATGATGCTCTCCTCCTGTTATTCTCTTCTTTTGCTGCACTTTTTCCCAAGTGCCACACGGTTCCGTCCGCCAAGATCCCGGATGATCTGTACATCCCGGTATCCCGCATCGCAAAGCAGCTCTGTCAGCGCTTCCCCCTGGTCAAACCCGATCTCAAACGCCAGCATCCCATTTTCCTCCAGATACTGTCCCGCCTTCCGGATGATCTGTCTGTAGAAATACAGACCGTCATCTTTTCCGTCCAGAGCAAGCAGCGGTTCATGAAGGCGTACTTCATCCATCAATGTCGGTATGACATCCGTGCGTATATACGGCGGATTGGATACAATCACATCATAACAGCCTTCTATGTTCTCAAACAGGTCACTCTTTATAAATCTGGGATTCACGCCATTCTGGGCTGCATTTTTCCCAGCCGTTTCCAGCGCTTTCCCTGAAATATCCGACCCCGTCCCCTGAAGGCCACGGCCGTATTTTAACAGACTGATCACAATACAGCCGGACCCCGTACAGAGATCCAGGACCCGCGCACCTTCCGGAATCCTCTCAAGTATGGTCTCAACCAGGATTTCCGTATCCTGTCTCGGTATCAGCACGTGTTCATTTACACAAAAAGACAGACCCATAAAATAAGCCGTATAGGTCAGGTACTGAAGCGGGACATGCCGGCTTCTCTGCCCGACCAGCAGTCTGTACTGCTCTTCTTTTGCTTCCTCTATTATATCATCCGTATGCATAAAATAATAGTTCTTATCGATACCGCATACGTACTCCAGCAAATACCATGCATCTGCTTCTCCATTTTCTATCCTGCACTGCGCCAGTTCCTGTCTTCCTTCCCTGAGAAGCTCGCCAAGGGTCCTCATTCGGGCTGTCCTTCCCGGCAGACTTCCTCTGAATAATTCTCATTCAGGTATGTCTTCCAGTCAAACACCGCTTCTACAGCGGCGATCGCAACTTCAACCATATCCGCTTCCGGCTCTCTGGTTGTCAGTCTCTGCAGTGCCATTCCCGGTTTGCTGAGCAGATTTACCAGCTTATTGTCACTGCGGCCTGCAAGACGGATAATCTCATAGGAAACACCCGCGATGACAGGAACCAGTAGCAGACGCACCACCACGCGGAGCCACGGCGAGGAAACTCTGATGAACAGGAAGAAGATAATACTGACTATCATGACAAACAGCAGGAAACTGGTCCCGCAGCGCTTATGTTCCCTGGAGCTGTTCATGACATTTTCTACTGTCAGATCCATTCCGTGTTCCACACAGTTTATGCACTTATGTTCTGCACCGTGATACATAAATACCCTCTGAATATCCTTCATCCTGGAAATCAGCAGGATATATCCAAGAAAAATGCCGATCCGAACGACTGCCTCAGCGATCGCGATGACAGGTTCTGATGATGTGATATTCCTCAAAAATCCCGCAATAAAATAAGGAAGCATGATAAAAATAGCCACCGACAGCACGATGGAAAATGCAACCGTCCCATACATCAGCAATTTGTCCTGCTTCTCTCTTTTCAAATCCGCTTTTTGCTGTTCTTCTTCTGTAAGCGTCACTGTTTCCTCTTCTTCGTCTTCAAAAAAGCTCGCAGAATAGGTCAGACATTTCATTCCCACCACCAGTGACTCTATAAAGTTAAACACTCCGCGGACAATCGGCGTCTTTTTCAGCAGCGGGCTCTTTATGATACTTTTATACGGTTCCGTCTTTACTTCGATCTCACCGTCCGGTTTACGTACCGCCACCGAATACACATCCTCATGGCGCATCATGATTCCTTCCAGTACTGCCTGTCCGCCAATATTTGATGATTTCATATTAATATTGTCCCCTTAAATCTATTCACATGATGTTGGGGTCAAAAGACCTTTTGACCCTGGCATCATTCACATTAGAAAAATAGGTTGAGATTGTGACAATCTCAACCCGTTTTTACGTCTCTTATTTATTATCGCCCATTCCGTATTTCTTATTAAACTTATCAATACGTCCGCGTGCTGCCGCCGCCTTCTGCTGTCCCGTGTAGAACGGATGGCATTTTGAGCAGATTTCTACGTGGATATCCTTTTTTGTAGACCCCGTTGTAAATGTATTCCCGCAGTTGCAGGTCACTGTTGCCTGATGGTACTCTGGATGGATTCCTTCTCTCATTTTTTTCACCTCTTCTATCTGTTATTCTTCATTATTTAAATCATGTCACGATTTTCTCAATTTAAACAGCTTTTGAATTATATCATGTCCTTATTACAAATGCAAGTTTCTTTAAAGAAATTTTTGTTTTTTCACCATTTGTACGAATTCCTGATTTGTCTTTGTCCTCGAGAACATATTCAGGATATTTTCCACCGCATCCTCTGATTTCATACCATTCAGCGCTTTCCGCATAATATACGTCGCCTCCTGCTCTTCCTGGGTCAGAAGAAGGTCATCGCGGCGTGTCCCGGATTTCCCGATATCAATCGCGGGGAACACTCGTTTCTCCTGTAATTTCCGGTCAAGAACAAGTTCCATGTTACCCGTACCTTTAAACTCTTCGTAGACGACATCATCCATCTTGCTGCCGGTATCCACCAGAGCAGTCGCCAGTATGGTCAGACTTCCGCCCTCCCTCATATTTCTTGCTGCACCGAAGAAACGCTTCGGCATATGAAGCGCTGCGGGATCCAGGCCGCCGGAAAGCGTCCTTCCGCTCGGCGGTACGGTAAGATTATACGCTCTTGCTAGCCGTGTGATGCTGTCAATAAAGATCGTCACGTCTTTTTTATGTTCGACCAGACGCTTCGCCCTTTCAATAACCATCTCCGAAACGCGTTTATGATGTTCCGGAAGTTCATCAAATGTCGAATAGATTACTTCTACATTCGGCCCTTTGATTGCCTCTTTGATATCCGTCACTTCTTCCGGCCGTTCATCAATCAGAAGAATAATCAGATGCATGTCCGGACTGTTATTGAGAATCGACTTGGCAGCATCTTTGAGAAGCGTTGTTTTCCCCGCCTTCGGCGGTGAAACGATCATACCTCGCTGTCCTTTTCCAATGGGGCTTACCAGATCTACGATCCTCATCGCCAGACTTCCGCCCTGGCGTTCCAGCCGCAGGCGTTCATTCGGGAAAACGGGCGTCATATCCTCAAAGTTACAGCGTTTCACACTATCATTCGGTGACAGGCCGTTTATCCTGGTCACATACAGCAGTGCGCTGAATTTTTCATTCTGGGATTTTACCCGGGTATTACCCTGCAGGATATCACCGGTTTTGAGATTAAAACGGCGTATTTGAGACGGAGAGACATAAACATCATGTTCGCCCGGGAGATAGTTTTCACATCGGATGAACCCATATCCATCGCTCATCACTTCCAGGATACCGTTCGCTGATTCACCGCTGTCAAGCTGATTGTAATCTACCCTGCCCTTTTCTTCTGTCTCTTTCTCAATCCGTTTTTCTGAATCACTCTCCGGTGCAGCTTCGAGTTTCTCTTTTTCGTCTTCCTGCACCATAAGCTCAATCAGCTCGCTCTTTTTCATCGTGGATATTCCCTTTAAACCACGTCTTTTAGCAGCATCACGCAATACTCCTACCTGTAATGTTTCATATTTTTCTCTCATCAAATCCATTTACCTCGTATTCCAAAATCAGGTTCCAGTTACTTCCAGTATACCAAATCATAACCTTTCATACAACACCGAAAAATTTTCCTTTTCTGAAACCCGAATAAAAGGTGCATCTGCGAACTGTTATTTCATTCGCAGATGCACCTTTCTCATTCAATACTATGCTGCCAGGGTCAAAAGACCTTTTGACCCCAACATCATACTATTATTTTTTATAGAATTCAGGCATCCCGCCGGTAATGACTTTTTCTGTTTTTCCAGTTTTCTGAGAGGCGACAAGCGCATCCGCTGTAATCGCAGCCGTGTAGCCGTCCCATGCAGAGGAACCGCCTGTTGTCCCCGCCTTTACGTTGTCAACCCAATCCTGCAGTTCCACATCATAAGAGTCAATAAAGCGGAGAATCCAGTTCTTTTCAATGGCTGTAGCCACTTCGAAATTCCTGCGTGTGGTCGGGAAGGACGGGCACGGCAGATTGATGACACCGTCTTCGCAGACAACTTCGCAGTTGATATCATATCCGAACCCACAGTTTACATTGACTTCCAGCATACAGACAACACCGCCTTTTGTTTTCATGATCATAACCTGTGGATCTTTCAGTCCTTCATGAGCATTTTTTGTTATTTTCGGCATAATGCACTGAACTTCATCCCACTCATCGCCGCCGATCAGCCAGGGCAGCACATCAATCTCATGGATTGCCGTGTCTGTAACCGCCATCTCCGTCGTATAGTCATCCGCAACAGACTCCGCACGGTGCGTACACTTCAAAACCAGCGGTGCACCAAACTCGCCGGTCTCAATCAGTTCTTTCACCTGATTATATCCGCGGTCGTAGCGGCGCATAAAACCAACCTGAACCAGATGTTTTCCGGAGGCAATTTCCGCATCTACGATCTCTTTGCATTCCGCGGCAGTCGTAGTCAGAGGCTTCTCGGTGAACACGGGTTTTCCCGCAGTGATAGCCTTGAGAATAGAATCTTTGTGATAATTTCCAGGAGTTGTTACTACAACCGCATCAACTTCCGGATCATTAATCAGTTCGGCAGCATCCGTATATACTCTGACTCCTCCGACCAGCTCTGATGCTGCTTTTGCACCTTCTTCAAAAACATCGCACACCGCAGTAACTGTGACTCCCTGAATCTTGTACTGCAGACGTTTTGCATGTTCCTTACCAATCATTCCGCACCCGATAATACCCACTCTCAAATCCATTCTCAAATCCTCCATCGCTTCTTTACTCTGCACTCATACATCCCGTATTCGTGTCCATCCATTTGTTAGGTATATTATATTCCGGTGTGCACGAGAACGCAAGCGTTTTTACCAAAATTTCCTGTTTTTGTATGATATTACAATAATCGCCCATGATTTTTATGATATATTGCCAATAACTATGATTTCTCACATTTTTTGCACGCATTTCTAAAAAAATACCGTATCAGCACTGATACGGTTGCATTTAATTGCGTTCACTATGCACGCTTTTATAAACGGGTATGTGTCTTACAGGTCCGCCACGATTCCGCCTGTTGTTTTACCTCATAATAACAGGCGCCCGTCCCGCTTCCCTTAAATTGTATTTCGTCACAACACTTGGCTCGATGTACTCACTTGACTCAGTTGGGCTTAATCCTTTCGCCACATAATCATAGAGAATATACAGAGGACGATACCCCTGATATTCCGCTCCCTGACCAAAAAGCAGACTGATCCTCCCCGCTTTCAGATCTTCAACATTCTTCGGATTGTCATCAAACGTAAACACACGGATCTGTCCCGTCCGTCCCGCCTCTTCAATCGCCCTGCACACACCCTGGGTCCCGTTTGATGCCGAAAACACTCCGGCGATATCCGGATGTTCGCTGAGCGCCGTCTTCGTGATTTCATACGCAAAGGTATCATTGTCAAAGCATGCCTGCAGCGGAAGCAGCTCAACCTTCGGAAAATCCCCCTGCAGAACTTCCATAAAACCTTTTGCGCGGATATAATGCGCATAATTGGTTAAGTGTGCCGTAATGGGCAGCACCTTACCCCCATCCGAAAACATATATCCCATCATAACGCCTGCGATCTGACCGCCGACATAGTTATCCATCCCAACATAGCAAAGCCTTCTGCTGTCGGGAAGGTCTCCATTGAAAACCACCACGGGTATTCCGGATTCCGACAGCCCGTTAATCCGATCCACCACATCCGGTTCAGTAACCGGTGTGAGTGCTATCGCCTGGCATCCAGCCTCCAGAAACTCATCGACTGCCAACATCTCCGCCGCTTTGTCAATCGTCGGATAAGTTTTGATCAGGGTTGTCACGCCAAATGCTTTTAATTCAGCTGCTGCTTTTTCTGCCCCCGCAAGCACCATCTGCATCGTAGGAGTCGCAACCGACTGCACATAGACACCGAACTTAAACTCTCTGCGCGCAAGTACAAGAGCCTGCCCTGCAGGATGAGGCTGGTATCCCAGCTCATCTGCAATTCTTCTGATGCGTTCCGCAACCTCCGGTTTTACACGCCCCCGGTTATGCAGGGCGCGGTCAACAGTGCCCCGCGAGACCCCGGCAAGCTCTGCAATCTGTTTTGATGTAACCGCCATTTCTACCTCCCATGCCGCACCTGCCGCGGCTCAATTCAGGGATGGGTGAATTTTTATTTCACTCTCAACCTTACTTTTCAAGTTTTGCTTCAGCCACTCGTTAAGTCTTTATTACGGCTTATTCTACATGATTCTAAATTCTCTGTCAAACAACGTTAACCTCCATTTTCTATCATGAGTGCATTTCGGCAAAACATTTTTTTCGTCTACTATTGTCTATTCTTATCCTTTTTTAGTCTAGTCAGTGTAAAATTATTCTTAAGATACATTTATAAGGAGGATATATCATGACTTTAAAAGATGTCATCACACTGATTCAGTCCATATCCGGACATCCATGCCATAAAAGCTATTATAACCTGGCCTTAGCTGTATACTATAGTTGTCAGCTTCCTTTTCATACAGGACTTAATCTGGAACGGCAGGTATATCCGCTGATCTCGCAAGAGATTGGTCTTTCAATAAAATCCATAGCACGGAGCATCTCGAGAGCAACTATTGATTGTTGGGAGTATGGAGATCATAAGAGATTAGAACAGATTATAAAACGAAAATTGATTGAACCGCCGTCGCCCAAAGAACTGATCCTTTATCTCTGTACATATCTTACCGATTTTCCGGCATATTAACTGCTGGTTAATTTTTTTCTTCCGTTTGTCGAATCTTGTCGAATGCTAAACTGTCCGTAATCCGCGGACAGTTTTTGATTGCCGAAAACACTCCCTTATTTCCTGTTGACAAAATACATTGTACGTCCTATAATTTATTTATTCGAACGTATGTTTGTTTTTTCAGGAAATGTAAGAATAAGACTGATATTCAAATTATAGTATTAAGAGCAGATCACTCATGTCTGAAGATTTGATCAGGCTCCCATAAGGAGAGATTTTGTTTGACACACGAGGAAATTGAATGGAAAATTTTAGAGGTCTTTCAGAAGTGTAACGTCAGATCCTTCCCGATTAACCTGTTCGACATAATCGAACAACACGGTTACGAATGCATCGAATATACGGAACAGTCAGAAGTAAAACAGGAGGCATGCCAGCAGATCAGCGATGATGCATTCCGGCTGAATAACAAGGTTTATTATAATGACCAGGCTATGTTTTGCCGGCGTCGCTTCTCTCTCGCCCACGAGATCGGACATATCGTACTGGGGCATCGGACGCCTTATACAAATGTAAAGGAACGGGAAGCCAATTACTTTGCAAGCCGGTTACTCGCACCGCGCATAGCCATATACTATGCAGAATGCAAAAATGCAAACGACGTGTCCAAAATATTCCAAATGACTTATGAGGCATCCAGTTATGCTTTTGACGACTATCGGCGTTGGCGCCGTTACGCAATCTACCATAAAAAGCATTCGCTTGATAAGCTGATGTATAAACAATTTTACAATGACACTCAGAAATGTTTTGTGTGGAGTATTCGGAAATGCCTCGGTTGTAAAACGGAGCTCTTCAACCAGCTGGAAGACAAATGTGATTACTGCAAGATGTATACACACAGGCCCGATTACCTGTACGAAGAAAATAAGCGATTGGTTACGAACGCCCGCGATCGGATCAGTCAGGCAGCAGAATACATACCAGGTTTCAACGATGCCGCAGACTTACGGGAAAGAAATGAATCCCGCGAATGAACAAATCGCCAGAACTCTGATAACATCAGCAGACAGGGAATTATAAGGGGAGGGAAGCCGTTTTAGGGCTTTCCCGCCTTGACTGACTCCTTCACAAATTCCGCTTTCGACTCCATTCAACTTCCGCCAAACCAGAAGCCAGAGATGACTACATTCCAACTATCTTTCTGATTGTATTTGCAGTTCGTATTGTTAATTTACTGCCGATATTTGCACTCGCTGTTTTTGACCACCAATTTGTTTTCTGATAATCCTGTCTGCTGAATGACCAGAATATCGCTTCTTTGTAATCCTGTATCCTCTCTAATCCTTTTTTAGGTTCTCCGATTTCATGAAACACGTCAGCAAATGTAGCTGGCGGCATGATAAAAATTAGATTATCATAGATTTTCTTATCCTCATTTCCCCACCAATCAGGAGCATTGCATAAGATGTCCTCAAGTTCTTCTTGGGCTATGACAAAAACAGGAATATCTAAACCGAACTGATTTTTTAACATCTTTAGAATCTGTTTTGTGACACTTTCCATATCATTTTCATCACTTAAAAAAATCACATTGCCACTGTTGAGATATGTCCTGACTTCTTTATACCCCAATCTTTCAAACTCTTCTTTCAGTTCAGCCATTGGAACCTTGTTTTTGCCGCTTATGTTGACGCCTCGCAAAAAGGCAATATATCTCTGCATATCTGCTGACACTTACATTCACCTCTCAATTTATCTTATCCAATTCTTTATCAGTTTACATGGATACTCAGAACATTTAAGCCATAAATACGCAGCTCTTCCGCATGTTTTCATTATACAGCAATTTCATTGTATTACGGATTTTGATAATGGTTCCATTAAAATAGTATACTGGCGGGATTACGATTCACGACCGAAATCAGCAGAACGATTTGTTATATAGAAGCAGCGTACAACAATAATGGAGTCTGATTTAGACTCCCAATGCGTGTCAGTGCAATGAATTATGTTTAAGTAAGGATAATTAGGTATTAATTTAATGCGGGCAACAGGACTTGAACCTGCACGGTCTCCCACCAGAACCTAAATCTGGCGCGTCTGCCAATTCCGCCATGCCCGCGAAACTATTCATGATTATATACCATGAAGCCAATTATTGTCAATGTTTGGTCTTGACTTTTCTATTTTCACATAGTATATTTAACACATATTAAACATGTAATATTATATAATAAACCTATGAGCAAGGGTAGTAATCATGGCAGAAGCTTTTCCAGAGAGCTGCATACGGTGGGATTGCAGTAAAGTGTGCGTGACGAATGGGCTTGCGAGGGCAAACTGAAAGGAATAATCCGAGTAGGCGAGACGAAGACCGATCGTTATCACGGGACGTGTATGTATGTACATGTATGAGCGCACCCCAAACAGCAGGGTGAAGTTAGGTGGCACCGCAGGTTATAATACTCCTGTCCTATCAATTCGATAGGGCAGGTTTTTTATTTTATCCAATTACCCAAAAGAAAGGATGAACAACAATGAGCACAGAAAAGAATATTCCGTACAAAATTTATCTGGAAGAAAACGAGATGCCAACGCAATGGTACAACGTCCGGGCAGATATGAAAAACAAACCAGCCCCTCTGTTGAACCCAGGAACCCTAAAACCAATGACATTCGAGGAACTTCGGCCGGTTTTCTGCGACGAACTGGTCAGACAGGAACTCGACAACGATACCGCATACTTTGACATTCCCCAGGAAATTCAGGATTTTTATAAAATGTACCGTCCATCACCTCTGGTGCGCGCATATTTTCTCGAAAAAGCCCTGGATACTCCTGCAAAAATCTATTACAAGTTCGAGGGCAACAACACTTCCGGAAGTCACAAATTGAACTCCGCCATCGCTCAGGCGTATTACGCCAAAAAACAGGGGCTGACCGGCGTCACAACGGAAACAGGGGCCGGACAGTGGGGAACAGCACTTTCCATGGCATGTTCTTATTTCGACCTTGACTGTAAAGTATATATGGTAAAAGTCTCCTATGAACAGAAACCTTTCCGCCGCGAAGTTATGAGAACATACGGTGCGTCCGTTACCCCGTCCCCATCCGAAACCACAGAAGTGGGACGCAGAATCCTCGCAGAACACCCCGGAACGTCGGGAAGCCTCGGCTGTGCCATATCAGAGGCTGTCGAAGCGGCAACGTCACTCGATGGCTACCGTTATGTACTGGGGTCCGTCCTCAGCCAGGTACTGCTGCACCAGTCTATCATCGGCCTGGAAACCAAAGCCGCTCTGGATAAATATGATATCAAAGCCGACATTGTGATCGGATGCGCAGGCGGAGGCTCCAACCTCGGAGGTCTGATCTCTCCTTTCGTCGGACAAAAAATCAAAGGCGAAGCAGATTACCGCATCATTGCTGTCGAACCGGCTTCCTGTCCGAGCCTGACACGCGGCCGTTACGCCTATGATTTCTGTGATACCGGCATGATCTGCCCACTGGCTAAAATGTATACCCTGGGAAGCGGTTTTATTCCATCTGCAAACCACGCAGGCGGTCTCCGCTACCACGGCATGAGTTCCGTCGTTTCACAGCTTTACGATGACAAACTGATCGAGGCAGTTTCCGTCGAGCAGACAGAAGTATTCGCAGCAGCGGAACAGTTTGCACGCGTTGAGGGAATCCTTCCGGCTCCGGAAAGCAGTCATGCGATCCGTGTGGCCATCGACGAGGCGCTTAAATGCAAGGAGACAGGGGAAGAAAAAACTATCGTCTTCGGATTGACAGGAACAGGCTATTTCGATATGGTGGCATATGGAAAATACAACGACGGCGAAATGACGGATTACATCCCAACCGACGCCGATCTGGAGCCTGGATTTGCAGGGCTCCCAAACGTCGACTGATTCAAAAAACAGATCTGCCAAAAACGGGGCAATCGGGAAATAGATAGTTCCGGAAACAGGGGCACATAACTCATGCGAGTTATGTGCCCCTGTAAATTTTAAAAAGAGAAAAGAGACGGCTAACGATAACCATCTCCCCTCCGTTACATGTTATAATGTAACTACCATGAGATTATATTATAACGAATTTTTCGACTTAGGGCAACAGAAAATTCAGTTCAGCCTGTATCAGTTAGGTTTACCGTCGGGCGATCCCGTCCATACCCTAAAAAAAGTCCTGGAGGAATTAAATTACGAGAGCCTGCTGGCTCAGTATTCGACAAAAGGGAGAAGAGGCTATAATCCTATCATGATATTTGCCGTACTTATCTATGCCAACATGCGCGGTGTGCGGGCAGTTGACCGGATTGTTGAGTTATGCCAGAGAGATCTGGCTTTCATCTGGCTGACAAAGGGAGGGAAACCCGGGCGTGATGTTTTTTATGACTTCATCAAGGACAGGCTGACCGGACAGGTCCTGGAGGATCTGCACTATCAGTTTATCCGCCGCTTACAGAAGGAAGACCTGATCACACTCGAAGCACTGTTCATCGACGGCACGAAGATCGAAGCGAATGCAAACCGCTATACATTTGTCTGGCGCGGAAGCATCAACTACCATCTGGCCAGGCTTCTGGATACCATCGATGCGCTTTATAATCGGTTCAACCGCTTTCTTTCAGACAGCGGTTACGGGAAGAAGTATAAGATACCAGAAGCCCATATGTTTGTGGTCGAAGGAATGGAGCGGGTCAGAAAAGTAATAGAAGAGAACCGGAAGCGGAAGCTGACAAAACACAGCAAACTGCCAAACAACACAGTGATTGAAATTGACCGGTGTTCGCCGCTGGAGCTGCTGCAGATGCAGACAGCCCTGACGGAGGCTGCCCGGGCAGAAGGAATTACCTTCCAGAGCGGGAAAGGAAAGCATAAATCCGAAATCCAACAGCTGCATGAGGAATTGGAAGCCTGCGGGGAACGGCTCCTAACATATAAAAACAACTACGAGACCATGGGCAGTGACCGGAACAGCTATTCAAAGACGGATGTGGAAGCCACCTTCATGCGCATGAAGGATGACCACATGATGAACGGACAGCTCAAGCCAGCATATAACGTACAGATCGCAGTGGAGAATTATTTCATCATACACACTTACATAAGCAGTGACCGGACCGATTACAATACCTTGGTACCGGTACTGGAAAAACATAAGGCGGCCTTTTGTAAATACCCGGAGGAAGCCACGGCAGACAGTGGCTACTGCAGTGAAAGGAACCTGCTGTATCTCCGGAGGCATGGGATCAGGAGCTATATAAAACTGCAGACACATGAAAAAAGGAAGACGCGTGCCTACAAAGAGGATATCGGGAAGTATTACAACATGATGTATATGGTGGAGGACGACACGCATTACTACCGGTGCCACGACGGAAGACGTCTGGACCATATCCGGACAGAGCAGAGCCGGCAGGAAGGTTATATACGGCAGACGGAAGTCTATGGATGTGAGGACTGCGGAGGCTGTGAACACAAAGCCCGGTGCCTGTACAGATATGATGGAAAACGGGATAAAGACAAAAACAAGGTCATGAAGATAAATGAAACGTGGGTGGAGCTGCAGGCAGATTCACACGCGAACATACAGAGTGAAAAGGGAATCCTGAACCGACAGATCCGTTCGATACAGACAGAAGGACATTTCGGAGACCTCAAGGAGAACGACGGGTTCCGGAGGTTCAATTACCGCACGGAAGAAAAGGTCTGCAGGGAGTTCATGCTGTATGCATTCGGCCGGAACATAAATAAATATCACCGGTTCCTTGAGGG
The Ruminococcus gauvreauii genome window above contains:
- a CDS encoding TrpB-like pyridoxal phosphate-dependent enzyme, with the translated sequence MSTEKNIPYKIYLEENEMPTQWYNVRADMKNKPAPLLNPGTLKPMTFEELRPVFCDELVRQELDNDTAYFDIPQEIQDFYKMYRPSPLVRAYFLEKALDTPAKIYYKFEGNNTSGSHKLNSAIAQAYYAKKQGLTGVTTETGAGQWGTALSMACSYFDLDCKVYMVKVSYEQKPFRREVMRTYGASVTPSPSETTEVGRRILAEHPGTSGSLGCAISEAVEAATSLDGYRYVLGSVLSQVLLHQSIIGLETKAALDKYDIKADIVIGCAGGGSNLGGLISPFVGQKIKGEADYRIIAVEPASCPSLTRGRYAYDFCDTGMICPLAKMYTLGSGFIPSANHAGGLRYHGMSSVVSQLYDDKLIEAVSVEQTEVFAAAEQFARVEGILPAPESSHAIRVAIDEALKCKETGEEKTIVFGLTGTGYFDMVAYGKYNDGEMTDYIPTDADLEPGFAGLPNVD
- a CDS encoding IS1182 family transposase — protein: MRLYYNEFFDLGQQKIQFSLYQLGLPSGDPVHTLKKVLEELNYESLLAQYSTKGRRGYNPIMIFAVLIYANMRGVRAVDRIVELCQRDLAFIWLTKGGKPGRDVFYDFIKDRLTGQVLEDLHYQFIRRLQKEDLITLEALFIDGTKIEANANRYTFVWRGSINYHLARLLDTIDALYNRFNRFLSDSGYGKKYKIPEAHMFVVEGMERVRKVIEENRKRKLTKHSKLPNNTVIEIDRCSPLELLQMQTALTEAARAEGITFQSGKGKHKSEIQQLHEELEACGERLLTYKNNYETMGSDRNSYSKTDVEATFMRMKDDHMMNGQLKPAYNVQIAVENYFIIHTYISSDRTDYNTLVPVLEKHKAAFCKYPEEATADSGYCSERNLLYLRRHGIRSYIKLQTHEKRKTRAYKEDIGKYYNMMYMVEDDTHYYRCHDGRRLDHIRTEQSRQEGYIRQTEVYGCEDCGGCEHKARCLYRYDGKRDKDKNKVMKINETWVELQADSHANIQSEKGILNRQIRSIQTEGHFGDLKENDGFRRFNYRTEEKVCREFMLYAFGRNINKYHRFLEGEIKKYEGKAEQGLA